One genomic region from Terasakiella sp. SH-1 encodes:
- a CDS encoding lipopolysaccharide biosynthesis protein, which translates to MLFGQAGAALATMLSYMFIASALGAEAFGKWAAIQAVVLVLIQFFTFNTGKAFIHYAERLKQTDYADYFQHKLARLCFLLDLTSSLLACLSAYFLIPYLPHWLEIKAEEVFYAQLYALTAIGTLSHLPIAILQFYQKFSKVAWFIALNSGLRLISLVVCFFLLPKEDHFSGFLLVWAVFEVFIPIIFLISASHFIPKHKKYLSYSVLEKCPNFFGFIIKTSLNAFVRLFPKDGDILLTGLLLGPAAAGILRIIKQLSSIVMRIIDPFTQAFFPEINKLVVQKQLNDLRKLNRTTLKYCIIISLFFWLGFTIFGYPILLLIGEDYTQSYIALVIFTAGASVMTLSAPLSPLGLALGIPGKLLINQTIAVLAYILSIFWLHSLLQLNGISISYLIFSITWTSLMFFTVFKKLSLWSPSQ; encoded by the coding sequence ATGCTTTTTGGTCAAGCAGGGGCAGCACTGGCAACAATGCTAAGCTATATGTTTATCGCATCTGCCCTAGGAGCAGAAGCATTCGGAAAATGGGCCGCAATACAGGCGGTAGTTCTTGTCCTGATACAGTTTTTCACCTTTAATACAGGTAAAGCCTTCATTCATTATGCTGAACGGCTAAAACAAACAGATTATGCAGACTATTTCCAACATAAACTTGCTCGACTGTGTTTTCTTTTAGATCTGACCAGTAGTCTTCTAGCCTGTTTATCAGCTTACTTCCTCATTCCTTACCTTCCTCATTGGCTAGAAATCAAAGCCGAAGAGGTCTTCTATGCTCAACTTTATGCTCTTACAGCCATTGGCACATTAAGTCACCTTCCTATCGCGATCCTACAGTTTTATCAAAAATTTTCCAAAGTCGCTTGGTTCATTGCCTTAAACAGTGGGCTTCGGCTTATTTCATTAGTCGTTTGTTTCTTTTTATTACCAAAAGAAGATCATTTTTCAGGCTTTTTATTAGTTTGGGCTGTATTTGAAGTTTTTATCCCTATTATATTTTTAATTTCTGCTTCTCATTTTATCCCGAAGCATAAGAAATATTTGTCTTATTCAGTCTTGGAAAAATGCCCAAACTTTTTTGGCTTTATCATTAAAACAAGCCTGAATGCGTTTGTACGCCTCTTTCCTAAAGATGGCGATATACTCCTCACTGGCTTGTTACTAGGGCCTGCAGCAGCTGGTATTCTTCGAATTATCAAACAGCTTTCATCAATCGTGATGCGAATTATCGATCCGTTCACCCAAGCCTTTTTTCCTGAAATCAATAAATTAGTTGTTCAGAAACAGCTCAATGATTTACGTAAACTCAACAGAACAACATTAAAGTACTGCATAATTATTAGCCTTTTTTTCTGGTTGGGGTTCACCATATTCGGTTACCCTATCCTTTTGCTCATAGGTGAAGATTACACCCAATCCTATATAGCCTTAGTTATTTTCACAGCAGGGGCTTCGGTGATGACATTAAGTGCCCCATTAAGCCCTTTAGGATTGGCTCTTGGTATACCTGGTAAACTTCTTATCAATCAAACAATCGCAGTACTGGCCTATATTCTCTCTATTTTCTGGCTACATAGTCTTCTACAGCTCAATGGCATATCAATTAGTTATCTTATTTTTAGCATAACCTGGACAAGTCTTATGTTTTTCACTGTTTTTAAAAAACTATCCCTTTGGTCGCCTTCTCAATAA